A genomic segment from Melanotaenia boesemani isolate fMelBoe1 chromosome 9, fMelBoe1.pri, whole genome shotgun sequence encodes:
- the prdm10 gene encoding PR domain zinc finger protein 10 isoform X3, with protein sequence METKQEPSTVWSQSVNNDSSNPTQVHFEGGTVAQIVYSGDQADRGEQQVVYTADGNSYTSVESAEHTLVYIHPADGSQTVFADQPQVAYIQQDGTTQQVTVLLPGGQNMNAANLHVLSNVADAPQALLESVSQEQLSVSNSLTAMADISDPPTSPLGATDSTDDSDEDEDEDSEMDDWELRQPQSFSPHSLWCEECNTANPSVCLTHGPLHPIPNRPVMSKARASLPLVLYIDRFLGGVFSKRRIPKRTQFGPVEGPLVPQSELQDHYIHLKLCMLDSEKDGEKPNDMWLDLSDEDNCNWMMFVRPAQNHLEQNLVAYQYGSEIFYTTIKNIQPKQELKVWYAASYAEFVNQKIHDVTEEERKVLREQEKNWPCYECNRRFVSSEQLQQHLNMHDDKSRGRGRGRGRKRFGTGRRPGRPPKFIRLDPSVDASGDKTTEMLELTEKPLDEQVEGAQNGLKEVEMETDGETGTETEGQLELPAGEPVPESLTPPSSADLPVPLKEDPSQSSQSDSHLTSQDLRRAKRIRLDVQNAALQHLFIRKTFRPFKCTHCGKAFREKDKLDQHLRVHGRDAYNFSCHICSKSFVSDSALEDHLLVHTENRSYSCLLCPETFERLELLKDHVEVHSVNGCFTCPSCKKTFSDFIQVKKHIRCFHSEKIFQCTDCEKAFCRPDKLRLHMLRHSDRKDFLCSTCGKQFKRKDKLREHMQRMHNPDREAKKADRIHRSKALKMKVPTTDFESFVFKCRVCMMGFRRRGMLVNHLSKRHPDMRIDDVPELTLPIIKPNRDYFCQYCDKVYKSASKRKAHILKNHPGAELPPSIRKLRPAAPGEPDPMLSTHTQLTGTIATAPVCCPHCAKQYSSKTKMVQHIRKKHPEFAQLANSIQAPLTTAVISNAPAVITADGTTEAVVTTDLLTQAMTELSQTLTSDYRTAQGDYQRIQYIPVSQAGGSLSQPQHIQLQVVQVAPASSPHSQAPTVDVSQLHDPHGYSQHSIQVQHIQVTEPSGTGQGATQGTSQPLSPTSQQPNQELSPAQLTPVTLAQSHTLQANSTQQQGTVQHAYIPGNWNYRGYSSEIQMMALPHAQYVIAEASTPVSGVNSNQVKTTHYVISEGQSDLDTKPTASQSTGQAQTEHLEQPENQQTTTQYIITTTTNGSGTSEVHITKP encoded by the exons ATGGAGACGAAGCAGGAACCATCCACTGTATGGAGTCAGAGTGTTAATAATGATTCAAGCAACCCCACACAG GTGCATTTTGAAGGTGGCACTGTGGCCCAGATAGTGTACAGTGGAGATCAAGCGGACAGGGGAGAGCAGCAGGTGGTTTACACAGCAGATGGAAACTCCTATACCTCTGTAGAGTCTGCAGAGCACACACTGGTCTACATACACCCTGCAGATGGATCTCAG ACTGTATTTGCTGATCAGCCACAAGTGGCTTATATTCAACAGGACGGCACGACTCAGCAG gtcacagttctGCTGCCTGGTGGACAGAACATGAATGCCGCCAATCTGCATGTGCTCAGCAATGTAGCAGATGCTCCTCAAGCCCTCCTGGAGTCAGTTTCCCAG GAGCAGCTGTCTGTGTCCAACTCGCTCACAGCTATGGCCGACATCTCAGATCCTCCCACCAGCCCGCTCGGAGCCACAGACTCCACGGATGACTCGGACGAAGATGAGGACGAAGACTCTGAGATGGATGACTGGGAGCTGCGGCAGCCTCAATCTTTCAGCCCTCACAGCCTGT GGTGTGAGGAGTGCAACACGGCCAACCCCTCAGTCTGTCTAACTCACGGCCCGCTGCATCCCATCCCCAACCGGCCAGTGATGTCCAAGGCAAGGGCCAGTCTGCCTTTAGTCCTCTACATCGATCGCTTCCTGGGTGGGGTATTCTCCAAGAGACGCATCCCAAAGCGTACACAGTTTGGCCCCGTGGAAGGGCCACTAGTTCCACAGAGTGAACTACAGGACCATTACATTCACTTGAAA CTGTGCATGCTGGACTCAGAGAAGGATGGAGAGAAGCCTAATGACATGTGGTTGGACCTTTCTGATGAAGACAACTGTAACTGGATGATGTTTGTGAGACCTGCTCAGAATCACCTGGAGCAAAACTTGGTGGCCTATCAGTATGGCTCTGAAATATTTTACACAACTATCAAGAACATCCAGCCCAAGCAAGAGCTTAAG gtgTGGTATGCAGCTTCGTATGCAGAGTTTGTAAATCAGAAGATCCATGATGTtacagaagaggagaggaaag tgctCCGGGAGCAAGAGAAGAACTGGCCTTGTTATGAATGTAACCGCCGCTTTGTGAGctcagagcagctgcagcaacaCCTCAATATGCATGATGACAA ATCCAGAGGTCGGGGTCGAGGAAGAGGGAGGAAGAGATTTGGGACAGGAAGAAGACCCGGACGTCCACCCAAATTTATACGTTTAGATCCATCAGTTGATGCCAGTGGAGATAAGACAACA GAAATGCTGGAATTGACAGAGAAGCCACTTGATGAGCAGGTGGAAGGAGCTCAGAATGGGCTGAAGGAGGTTGAGATGGAGACAGACGGGGAGACTGGGACTGAAACAGAGGGTCAACTTGAGCTGCCTGCTGGGGAACCAGTCCCAGAATCTTTAACGCCCCCCTCCAGTGCGGACCTGCCAGTTCCACTGAAGGAGGATCCATCTCagagcagccaatcagattccCACCTCACATCACAGGACTTGCGTCGTGCAAAGCGAATACGG TTGGATGTACAG AACGCAGCGTTGCAGCACCTTTTCATCAGAAAGACTTTCCGTCCTTTTAAATGCACCCACTGTGGCAAGGCCTTTCGGGAAAAAGACAAGCTGGATCAGCACCTGCGGGTTCACGGCCGAGACGCTTACAACTTTTCCTGCCACATTTGCAGCAAGAGCTTCGTGAGTGACTCGGCCCTGGAGGATCATCTACTGGTGCACACAGAGAACCGCTCCTACTCTTGTCTCTTATGCCCAGAAACATTTGAAAGGCTAGAGCTGCTAAAAGATCACGTAGAGGTGCATTCTGTGAACGGCTGCTTCACCTGCCCTTCCTGCAAGAAGACATTCAGCGACTTCATCCAG gtgaagaaGCATATTCGCTGCTTTCATTCAGAGAAAATCTTCCAGTGCACAGACTGTGAAAAGGCCTTCTGTCGACCGGACAAGCTACGCTTGCACATGTTGCGCCACTCAGATCGCAAGGACTTCCTGTGCTCAACATGTGGCAAACAATTCAAG AGGAAAGATAAGCTGCGGGAGCATATGCAGCGCATGCACAATCCAGACAGAGAAGCCAAGAAGGCTGATCGGATCCACCGTTCCAAAGCCCTCAAAATGAAGGTCCCCACCACCGACTTCGAGAGCTTTGTGTTCAAATGCAGAGTGTGCATGATGGGGTTTCGGCGCAGAGGAATGCTG gtAAACCATTTGTCCAAGCGTCATCCAGACATGCGTATCGATGATGTGCCTGAGCTAACCCTGCCAATTATCAAACCCAACAGAGACTATTTCTGCCAGTATTGTGACAAG GTGTACAAGAGTGCCAGTAAGCGCAAAGCTCACATACTGAAAAACCACCCTGGGGCAGAATTGCCACCCAGCATCCGGAAACTGCGTCCAGCTGCTCCTGGTGAGCCAGACCCAATGTTGAGCACACACACCCAGCTGACTGGTACCATTGCAACTGCACCAGTTTGCTGCCCTCACTGTGCCAAACAGTACAGCAGCAAG ACTAAGATGGTTCAGCACATCAGGAAAAAACACCCAGAGTTTGCCCAGCTGGCTAACAGTATTCAGGCTCCTCTGACCACTGCTGTAATCAGTAACGCTCCTGCTGTCATCACTGCAGATGGTACCACTGAGGCTGTTGTG acCACAGACCTGCTGACCCAAGCCATGACAGAACTGTCACAAACACTCACCTCAGACTACAGAACAGCGCAGGGAGACTACCAGAGAATCCAGTACATCCCCGTCTCACAGGCTGGAGGTAGCCTGTCTCAACCCCAACACATTCAGCTGCAGGTCGTCCAGGTAGCTCCG GCTTCCTCTCCACATTCTCAGGCCCCGACTGTAGATGTGAGCCAGCTGCATGACCCACATGGCTACAGTCAGCACTCCATCCAGGTTCAACACATCCAAGTCACAGAGCCCTCAGGTACTGGACAAGGTGCCACCCAG GGTACCAGCCAACCGCTTAGCCCCACCTCTCAGCAGCCCAATCAGGAGCTAAGTCCTGCCCAGCTGACCCCTGTCACTTTAGCTCAGAGTCACACCCTCCAGGCTAACAGCACCCAGCAGCAGGGAACTGTGCAGCATGCTTACATACCTGGAAACTGGAACTACAGAGGCTACT CATCTGAGATCCAAATGATGGCTCTACCTCATGCACAGTATGTGATAGCTGAAGCTAGCACCCCTGTATCTGGAGTCAACAGTAACCAGGTGAAAACG ACGCACTACGTCATCTCTGAGGGTCAGAGCGACCTGGATACTAAGCCGACCGCTTCTCAGAGCACAGGTCAGGCTCAGACTGAACATTTGGAGCAACCTGAGAATCAGCAAACCACCACACAGTACATCATCACCACAACCACCAACGGCAGCGGCACCAGTGAAGTTCACATCACAAAACCGTGA
- the prdm10 gene encoding PR domain zinc finger protein 10 isoform X1 → METKQEPSTVWSQSVNNDSSNPTQVHFEGGTVAQIVYSGDQADRGEQQVVYTADGNSYTSVESAEHTLVYIHPADGSQTVFADQPQVAYIQQDGTTQQVTVLLPGGQNMNAANLHVLSNVADAPQALLESVSQEQLSVSNSLTAMADISDPPTSPLGATDSTDDSDEDEDEDSEMDDWELRQPQSFSPHSLWCEECNTANPSVCLTHGPLHPIPNRPVMSKARASLPLVLYIDRFLGGVFSKRRIPKRTQFGPVEGPLVPQSELQDHYIHLKLCMLDSEKDGEKPNDMWLDLSDEDNCNWMMFVRPAQNHLEQNLVAYQYGSEIFYTTIKNIQPKQELKVWYAASYAEFVNQKIHDVTEEERKVLREQEKNWPCYECNRRFVSSEQLQQHLNMHDDKLSSISRSRGRGRGRGRKRFGTGRRPGRPPKFIRLDPSVDASGDKTTEMLELTEKPLDEQVEGAQNGLKEVEMETDGETGTETEGQLELPAGEPVPESLTPPSSADLPVPLKEDPSQSSQSDSHLTSQDLRRAKRIRLDVQNAALQHLFIRKTFRPFKCTHCGKAFREKDKLDQHLRVHGRDAYNFSCHICSKSFVSDSALEDHLLVHTENRSYSCLLCPETFERLELLKDHVEVHSVNGCFTCPSCKKTFSDFIQVKKHIRCFHSEKIFQCTDCEKAFCRPDKLRLHMLRHSDRKDFLCSTCGKQFKRKDKLREHMQRMHNPDREAKKADRIHRSKALKMKVPTTDFESFVFKCRVCMMGFRRRGMLVNHLSKRHPDMRIDDVPELTLPIIKPNRDYFCQYCDKVYKSASKRKAHILKNHPGAELPPSIRKLRPAAPGEPDPMLSTHTQLTGTIATAPVCCPHCAKQYSSKTKMVQHIRKKHPEFAQLANSIQAPLTTAVISNAPAVITADGTTEAVVTTDLLTQAMTELSQTLTSDYRTAQGDYQRIQYIPVSQAGGSLSQPQHIQLQVVQVAPASSPHSQAPTVDVSQLHDPHGYSQHSIQVQHIQVTEPSGTGQGATQGTSQPLSPTSQQPNQELSPAQLTPVTLAQSHTLQANSTQQQGTVQHAYIPGNWNYRGYSSEIQMMALPHAQYVIAEASTPVSGVNSNQVKTTHYVISEGQSDLDTKPTASQSTGQAQTEHLEQPENQQTTTQYIITTTTNGSGTSEVHITKP, encoded by the exons ATGGAGACGAAGCAGGAACCATCCACTGTATGGAGTCAGAGTGTTAATAATGATTCAAGCAACCCCACACAG GTGCATTTTGAAGGTGGCACTGTGGCCCAGATAGTGTACAGTGGAGATCAAGCGGACAGGGGAGAGCAGCAGGTGGTTTACACAGCAGATGGAAACTCCTATACCTCTGTAGAGTCTGCAGAGCACACACTGGTCTACATACACCCTGCAGATGGATCTCAG ACTGTATTTGCTGATCAGCCACAAGTGGCTTATATTCAACAGGACGGCACGACTCAGCAG gtcacagttctGCTGCCTGGTGGACAGAACATGAATGCCGCCAATCTGCATGTGCTCAGCAATGTAGCAGATGCTCCTCAAGCCCTCCTGGAGTCAGTTTCCCAG GAGCAGCTGTCTGTGTCCAACTCGCTCACAGCTATGGCCGACATCTCAGATCCTCCCACCAGCCCGCTCGGAGCCACAGACTCCACGGATGACTCGGACGAAGATGAGGACGAAGACTCTGAGATGGATGACTGGGAGCTGCGGCAGCCTCAATCTTTCAGCCCTCACAGCCTGT GGTGTGAGGAGTGCAACACGGCCAACCCCTCAGTCTGTCTAACTCACGGCCCGCTGCATCCCATCCCCAACCGGCCAGTGATGTCCAAGGCAAGGGCCAGTCTGCCTTTAGTCCTCTACATCGATCGCTTCCTGGGTGGGGTATTCTCCAAGAGACGCATCCCAAAGCGTACACAGTTTGGCCCCGTGGAAGGGCCACTAGTTCCACAGAGTGAACTACAGGACCATTACATTCACTTGAAA CTGTGCATGCTGGACTCAGAGAAGGATGGAGAGAAGCCTAATGACATGTGGTTGGACCTTTCTGATGAAGACAACTGTAACTGGATGATGTTTGTGAGACCTGCTCAGAATCACCTGGAGCAAAACTTGGTGGCCTATCAGTATGGCTCTGAAATATTTTACACAACTATCAAGAACATCCAGCCCAAGCAAGAGCTTAAG gtgTGGTATGCAGCTTCGTATGCAGAGTTTGTAAATCAGAAGATCCATGATGTtacagaagaggagaggaaag tgctCCGGGAGCAAGAGAAGAACTGGCCTTGTTATGAATGTAACCGCCGCTTTGTGAGctcagagcagctgcagcaacaCCTCAATATGCATGATGACAAGTTAAGCTCTATTTCAAG ATCCAGAGGTCGGGGTCGAGGAAGAGGGAGGAAGAGATTTGGGACAGGAAGAAGACCCGGACGTCCACCCAAATTTATACGTTTAGATCCATCAGTTGATGCCAGTGGAGATAAGACAACA GAAATGCTGGAATTGACAGAGAAGCCACTTGATGAGCAGGTGGAAGGAGCTCAGAATGGGCTGAAGGAGGTTGAGATGGAGACAGACGGGGAGACTGGGACTGAAACAGAGGGTCAACTTGAGCTGCCTGCTGGGGAACCAGTCCCAGAATCTTTAACGCCCCCCTCCAGTGCGGACCTGCCAGTTCCACTGAAGGAGGATCCATCTCagagcagccaatcagattccCACCTCACATCACAGGACTTGCGTCGTGCAAAGCGAATACGG TTGGATGTACAG AACGCAGCGTTGCAGCACCTTTTCATCAGAAAGACTTTCCGTCCTTTTAAATGCACCCACTGTGGCAAGGCCTTTCGGGAAAAAGACAAGCTGGATCAGCACCTGCGGGTTCACGGCCGAGACGCTTACAACTTTTCCTGCCACATTTGCAGCAAGAGCTTCGTGAGTGACTCGGCCCTGGAGGATCATCTACTGGTGCACACAGAGAACCGCTCCTACTCTTGTCTCTTATGCCCAGAAACATTTGAAAGGCTAGAGCTGCTAAAAGATCACGTAGAGGTGCATTCTGTGAACGGCTGCTTCACCTGCCCTTCCTGCAAGAAGACATTCAGCGACTTCATCCAG gtgaagaaGCATATTCGCTGCTTTCATTCAGAGAAAATCTTCCAGTGCACAGACTGTGAAAAGGCCTTCTGTCGACCGGACAAGCTACGCTTGCACATGTTGCGCCACTCAGATCGCAAGGACTTCCTGTGCTCAACATGTGGCAAACAATTCAAG AGGAAAGATAAGCTGCGGGAGCATATGCAGCGCATGCACAATCCAGACAGAGAAGCCAAGAAGGCTGATCGGATCCACCGTTCCAAAGCCCTCAAAATGAAGGTCCCCACCACCGACTTCGAGAGCTTTGTGTTCAAATGCAGAGTGTGCATGATGGGGTTTCGGCGCAGAGGAATGCTG gtAAACCATTTGTCCAAGCGTCATCCAGACATGCGTATCGATGATGTGCCTGAGCTAACCCTGCCAATTATCAAACCCAACAGAGACTATTTCTGCCAGTATTGTGACAAG GTGTACAAGAGTGCCAGTAAGCGCAAAGCTCACATACTGAAAAACCACCCTGGGGCAGAATTGCCACCCAGCATCCGGAAACTGCGTCCAGCTGCTCCTGGTGAGCCAGACCCAATGTTGAGCACACACACCCAGCTGACTGGTACCATTGCAACTGCACCAGTTTGCTGCCCTCACTGTGCCAAACAGTACAGCAGCAAG ACTAAGATGGTTCAGCACATCAGGAAAAAACACCCAGAGTTTGCCCAGCTGGCTAACAGTATTCAGGCTCCTCTGACCACTGCTGTAATCAGTAACGCTCCTGCTGTCATCACTGCAGATGGTACCACTGAGGCTGTTGTG acCACAGACCTGCTGACCCAAGCCATGACAGAACTGTCACAAACACTCACCTCAGACTACAGAACAGCGCAGGGAGACTACCAGAGAATCCAGTACATCCCCGTCTCACAGGCTGGAGGTAGCCTGTCTCAACCCCAACACATTCAGCTGCAGGTCGTCCAGGTAGCTCCG GCTTCCTCTCCACATTCTCAGGCCCCGACTGTAGATGTGAGCCAGCTGCATGACCCACATGGCTACAGTCAGCACTCCATCCAGGTTCAACACATCCAAGTCACAGAGCCCTCAGGTACTGGACAAGGTGCCACCCAG GGTACCAGCCAACCGCTTAGCCCCACCTCTCAGCAGCCCAATCAGGAGCTAAGTCCTGCCCAGCTGACCCCTGTCACTTTAGCTCAGAGTCACACCCTCCAGGCTAACAGCACCCAGCAGCAGGGAACTGTGCAGCATGCTTACATACCTGGAAACTGGAACTACAGAGGCTACT CATCTGAGATCCAAATGATGGCTCTACCTCATGCACAGTATGTGATAGCTGAAGCTAGCACCCCTGTATCTGGAGTCAACAGTAACCAGGTGAAAACG ACGCACTACGTCATCTCTGAGGGTCAGAGCGACCTGGATACTAAGCCGACCGCTTCTCAGAGCACAGGTCAGGCTCAGACTGAACATTTGGAGCAACCTGAGAATCAGCAAACCACCACACAGTACATCATCACCACAACCACCAACGGCAGCGGCACCAGTGAAGTTCACATCACAAAACCGTGA
- the prdm10 gene encoding PR domain zinc finger protein 10 isoform X2, with translation METKQEPSTVWSQSVNNDSSNPTQVHFEGGTVAQIVYSGDQADRGEQQVVYTADGNSYTSVESAEHTLVYIHPADGSQTVFADQPQVAYIQQDGTTQQVTVLLPGGQNMNAANLHVLSNVADAPQALLESVSQEQLSVSNSLTAMADISDPPTSPLGATDSTDDSDEDEDEDSEMDDWELRQPQSFSPHSLWCEECNTANPSVCLTHGPLHPIPNRPVMSKARASLPLVLYIDRFLGGVFSKRRIPKRTQFGPVEGPLVPQSELQDHYIHLKLCMLDSEKDGEKPNDMWLDLSDEDNCNWMMFVRPAQNHLEQNLVAYQYGSEIFYTTIKNIQPKQELKVWYAASYAEFVNQKIHDVTEEERKVLREQEKNWPCYECNRRFVSSEQLQQHLNMHDDKLSSISRSRGRGRGRGRKRFGTGRRPGRPPKFIRLDPSVDASGDKTTEMLELTEKPLDEQVEGAQNGLKEVEMETDGETGTETEGQLELPAGEPVPESLTPPSSADLPVPLKEDPSQSSQSDSHLTSQDLRRAKRIRNAALQHLFIRKTFRPFKCTHCGKAFREKDKLDQHLRVHGRDAYNFSCHICSKSFVSDSALEDHLLVHTENRSYSCLLCPETFERLELLKDHVEVHSVNGCFTCPSCKKTFSDFIQVKKHIRCFHSEKIFQCTDCEKAFCRPDKLRLHMLRHSDRKDFLCSTCGKQFKRKDKLREHMQRMHNPDREAKKADRIHRSKALKMKVPTTDFESFVFKCRVCMMGFRRRGMLVNHLSKRHPDMRIDDVPELTLPIIKPNRDYFCQYCDKVYKSASKRKAHILKNHPGAELPPSIRKLRPAAPGEPDPMLSTHTQLTGTIATAPVCCPHCAKQYSSKTKMVQHIRKKHPEFAQLANSIQAPLTTAVISNAPAVITADGTTEAVVTTDLLTQAMTELSQTLTSDYRTAQGDYQRIQYIPVSQAGGSLSQPQHIQLQVVQVAPASSPHSQAPTVDVSQLHDPHGYSQHSIQVQHIQVTEPSGTGQGATQGTSQPLSPTSQQPNQELSPAQLTPVTLAQSHTLQANSTQQQGTVQHAYIPGNWNYRGYSSEIQMMALPHAQYVIAEASTPVSGVNSNQVKTTHYVISEGQSDLDTKPTASQSTGQAQTEHLEQPENQQTTTQYIITTTTNGSGTSEVHITKP, from the exons ATGGAGACGAAGCAGGAACCATCCACTGTATGGAGTCAGAGTGTTAATAATGATTCAAGCAACCCCACACAG GTGCATTTTGAAGGTGGCACTGTGGCCCAGATAGTGTACAGTGGAGATCAAGCGGACAGGGGAGAGCAGCAGGTGGTTTACACAGCAGATGGAAACTCCTATACCTCTGTAGAGTCTGCAGAGCACACACTGGTCTACATACACCCTGCAGATGGATCTCAG ACTGTATTTGCTGATCAGCCACAAGTGGCTTATATTCAACAGGACGGCACGACTCAGCAG gtcacagttctGCTGCCTGGTGGACAGAACATGAATGCCGCCAATCTGCATGTGCTCAGCAATGTAGCAGATGCTCCTCAAGCCCTCCTGGAGTCAGTTTCCCAG GAGCAGCTGTCTGTGTCCAACTCGCTCACAGCTATGGCCGACATCTCAGATCCTCCCACCAGCCCGCTCGGAGCCACAGACTCCACGGATGACTCGGACGAAGATGAGGACGAAGACTCTGAGATGGATGACTGGGAGCTGCGGCAGCCTCAATCTTTCAGCCCTCACAGCCTGT GGTGTGAGGAGTGCAACACGGCCAACCCCTCAGTCTGTCTAACTCACGGCCCGCTGCATCCCATCCCCAACCGGCCAGTGATGTCCAAGGCAAGGGCCAGTCTGCCTTTAGTCCTCTACATCGATCGCTTCCTGGGTGGGGTATTCTCCAAGAGACGCATCCCAAAGCGTACACAGTTTGGCCCCGTGGAAGGGCCACTAGTTCCACAGAGTGAACTACAGGACCATTACATTCACTTGAAA CTGTGCATGCTGGACTCAGAGAAGGATGGAGAGAAGCCTAATGACATGTGGTTGGACCTTTCTGATGAAGACAACTGTAACTGGATGATGTTTGTGAGACCTGCTCAGAATCACCTGGAGCAAAACTTGGTGGCCTATCAGTATGGCTCTGAAATATTTTACACAACTATCAAGAACATCCAGCCCAAGCAAGAGCTTAAG gtgTGGTATGCAGCTTCGTATGCAGAGTTTGTAAATCAGAAGATCCATGATGTtacagaagaggagaggaaag tgctCCGGGAGCAAGAGAAGAACTGGCCTTGTTATGAATGTAACCGCCGCTTTGTGAGctcagagcagctgcagcaacaCCTCAATATGCATGATGACAAGTTAAGCTCTATTTCAAG ATCCAGAGGTCGGGGTCGAGGAAGAGGGAGGAAGAGATTTGGGACAGGAAGAAGACCCGGACGTCCACCCAAATTTATACGTTTAGATCCATCAGTTGATGCCAGTGGAGATAAGACAACA GAAATGCTGGAATTGACAGAGAAGCCACTTGATGAGCAGGTGGAAGGAGCTCAGAATGGGCTGAAGGAGGTTGAGATGGAGACAGACGGGGAGACTGGGACTGAAACAGAGGGTCAACTTGAGCTGCCTGCTGGGGAACCAGTCCCAGAATCTTTAACGCCCCCCTCCAGTGCGGACCTGCCAGTTCCACTGAAGGAGGATCCATCTCagagcagccaatcagattccCACCTCACATCACAGGACTTGCGTCGTGCAAAGCGAATACGG AACGCAGCGTTGCAGCACCTTTTCATCAGAAAGACTTTCCGTCCTTTTAAATGCACCCACTGTGGCAAGGCCTTTCGGGAAAAAGACAAGCTGGATCAGCACCTGCGGGTTCACGGCCGAGACGCTTACAACTTTTCCTGCCACATTTGCAGCAAGAGCTTCGTGAGTGACTCGGCCCTGGAGGATCATCTACTGGTGCACACAGAGAACCGCTCCTACTCTTGTCTCTTATGCCCAGAAACATTTGAAAGGCTAGAGCTGCTAAAAGATCACGTAGAGGTGCATTCTGTGAACGGCTGCTTCACCTGCCCTTCCTGCAAGAAGACATTCAGCGACTTCATCCAG gtgaagaaGCATATTCGCTGCTTTCATTCAGAGAAAATCTTCCAGTGCACAGACTGTGAAAAGGCCTTCTGTCGACCGGACAAGCTACGCTTGCACATGTTGCGCCACTCAGATCGCAAGGACTTCCTGTGCTCAACATGTGGCAAACAATTCAAG AGGAAAGATAAGCTGCGGGAGCATATGCAGCGCATGCACAATCCAGACAGAGAAGCCAAGAAGGCTGATCGGATCCACCGTTCCAAAGCCCTCAAAATGAAGGTCCCCACCACCGACTTCGAGAGCTTTGTGTTCAAATGCAGAGTGTGCATGATGGGGTTTCGGCGCAGAGGAATGCTG gtAAACCATTTGTCCAAGCGTCATCCAGACATGCGTATCGATGATGTGCCTGAGCTAACCCTGCCAATTATCAAACCCAACAGAGACTATTTCTGCCAGTATTGTGACAAG GTGTACAAGAGTGCCAGTAAGCGCAAAGCTCACATACTGAAAAACCACCCTGGGGCAGAATTGCCACCCAGCATCCGGAAACTGCGTCCAGCTGCTCCTGGTGAGCCAGACCCAATGTTGAGCACACACACCCAGCTGACTGGTACCATTGCAACTGCACCAGTTTGCTGCCCTCACTGTGCCAAACAGTACAGCAGCAAG ACTAAGATGGTTCAGCACATCAGGAAAAAACACCCAGAGTTTGCCCAGCTGGCTAACAGTATTCAGGCTCCTCTGACCACTGCTGTAATCAGTAACGCTCCTGCTGTCATCACTGCAGATGGTACCACTGAGGCTGTTGTG acCACAGACCTGCTGACCCAAGCCATGACAGAACTGTCACAAACACTCACCTCAGACTACAGAACAGCGCAGGGAGACTACCAGAGAATCCAGTACATCCCCGTCTCACAGGCTGGAGGTAGCCTGTCTCAACCCCAACACATTCAGCTGCAGGTCGTCCAGGTAGCTCCG GCTTCCTCTCCACATTCTCAGGCCCCGACTGTAGATGTGAGCCAGCTGCATGACCCACATGGCTACAGTCAGCACTCCATCCAGGTTCAACACATCCAAGTCACAGAGCCCTCAGGTACTGGACAAGGTGCCACCCAG GGTACCAGCCAACCGCTTAGCCCCACCTCTCAGCAGCCCAATCAGGAGCTAAGTCCTGCCCAGCTGACCCCTGTCACTTTAGCTCAGAGTCACACCCTCCAGGCTAACAGCACCCAGCAGCAGGGAACTGTGCAGCATGCTTACATACCTGGAAACTGGAACTACAGAGGCTACT CATCTGAGATCCAAATGATGGCTCTACCTCATGCACAGTATGTGATAGCTGAAGCTAGCACCCCTGTATCTGGAGTCAACAGTAACCAGGTGAAAACG ACGCACTACGTCATCTCTGAGGGTCAGAGCGACCTGGATACTAAGCCGACCGCTTCTCAGAGCACAGGTCAGGCTCAGACTGAACATTTGGAGCAACCTGAGAATCAGCAAACCACCACACAGTACATCATCACCACAACCACCAACGGCAGCGGCACCAGTGAAGTTCACATCACAAAACCGTGA